The Nostoc cf. commune SO-36 genomic sequence CGTTATCTGGCGTGGTCTCGTCGAACTCCTGCGTCAGTGCTGCGAACAACGTGTTGAACATAAGATCGCTTGTTTGTTGAGCGATCGCAACCTGCCCAGTTGGAGGTGGATAGTCAAAAGCACGGGCAATTCCCGTGAAACTGAAGCCAATGACGAGCAATACCACAAAAATTCCATAACTGACTAGCTTTCTCAGACGCATTCCCTTACTCCTTTGGTTTTATATTGTTCCTGACTCATACCAGTCCTATGTGAAGATACATATAAAAAAACCCCATTTAGTCTCCCTAATGACTTGGGATGACAGTGTAATTGGGGAGTAAATATATACAACTTCACAAAGAAACAATATCAGCACCTCTGCATCACAGATGGAACCTTTACCGAAGGAAAACATAGGTTATAGGGCGGAAGTTAAGAATTGATTTTCTATCTGCTATAAAAGTATATTCGCTTAGTAAATTGTATAATCTTATCATATCATTAAAGTAAGTATTGGTATATAGTTGAGTAAATCTAAACACCATCTTAATTAAAAAGATTGGGAGCTTAATCAATTGTTAAAGGTAGCCAAACTTCTGCTGTGCTGTACTAGCTGGTTGTTCCCCTATTAAGAGATACTAAAGGCAGGTACATAGGCAAGAAAATATGGAATCCCTAACCTCTCGTATGCAGGCGGTACAATCGCCAATTATTCCTGTGGTTGGGGAACTAATTAAAAACTCTCCTGGAACAATCTCTCTAGGACAAGGTGTTGTTTCTTACAACCCACCAGATGAAGCCAGAGAGTTTTTATCCAGATTCTTAGCTGAACCTGCTAATAATTTATACAAATCAGTTGAGGGAATTCCCGCTTTACTGACAGCACTTGCAGCAAAATTGCAAACCTTCAACGGGATTGAAAGCAACGAGGAAAACCGCATCGTTGTGACAGCCGGGAGCAATATGGGATTTATGAATGCCATTCTTGCTATCACTAACCCAGGCGACGAAATTATTCTGAATACCCCCTACTATTTCAACCACGAAATGGCAATCGCAATGGCTGGTTGTCGTGCAGTGTTAGTAGCAACGGATGAAAATTACCAACTACGCCCAGATGCGATCGCTCAAGCAATAACTCCCAAAACACAGGCTGTGGTGACAATTTCACCGAATAACCCGACTGGAGTTGTCTATTCTGAAGCGGCATTGCGTCAAGTAAATCAAATTTGTGCTACTCGCAGTATTTATCACATCAGCGATGAAGCTTATGAATACTTTACCTATAACGGGATAAAACACATTTCACCTGGTGCATTTGATAATAGTAGCAAGTACACAATTTCTCTTTATAGCCTTTCCAAAGCATACGGTTTTGCTAGTTGGCGTATTGGCTACATGGTGATTCCCAAACATTTGCTTGTCGCCGTCAAAAAAGTCCAGGATACAATTTTGATTTGTCCACCAGTGATTTCTCAATATGCAGCTTTAGGGGCATTGCAAGCAAAAGAGGAGTATTTGAAGAGTAATATAGGAGCCATTGCTCAAGTACGCCAACTAGTATTAGACTCCCTTAATCGCCTACAAGGCTTATGTAGTATTATTCCTGCCGATGGTGCTTTCTATTTTTTCCTCAAAGTTCATACCCAGATGGATGCTTTTGAGTTAGTCAAAAGACTGATTCAGGAACATAAAGTAGCAGTTATTCCAGGTACAACCTTTGGCATGGATCACGGATGCTATCTACGTGTTGCTTATGGGGCACTGCAAAAAGAGACAGCAAAAGAAGGTATAGAGAGATTAGTGCAAGGTTTGGAAACTATAGTTAGGAACTAAGAGTCATTCAATTCCTGCCTCCTGCCTCCTTCAAGAAGGCGTTAAGCTGTTTTAGCGTACCTCGTCCATAATCCCATATATAAAATTCAACAGATGTCAATTATTAATAAGTTAATTGAAATTGAAACTGAGCCAAAAATTAATATTTATAATATTACACCACAAATCCAAAATTTTATTACCTCAACATCTATTAAAAATGGACAAGTTTTAGTATTTTCTCAACACACTACAACAGCGTTATCTATCAACGAAAATGAAGTTAGATTATTAGAAGATATAAAAGTATTCTTGCAAAAATTAGCACCGGAATCAGACAGCTATTTGCATAATGACTTACATTTAAGAGATGTCCCAGAAGATGAGCCGATTAATGCTCACTCTCATTTAATGGCAATGATGCTGACCACTAGTGAGATAATTCCCATTGTGGATGGTAAATTAGCTTTGGGAACCTGGCAATCTGTGTTGTTTTTTGAGTTGGATGGCCCGCGTCAAAGAACAGTATTTGTACAAATTTCTGGCGAATAATGCAATTTTAAACCTGCAATTCTCCCAGAACAACCTAAATCTGAGAGAATTACGAACACGACCAAAAAGTGTATCAGTTGAATTTACCTACAGCAATTAAAAATCTGAAAGAATGTTTTCCAGCATCACCTTCCTTTCCACAAACCAGGACTTTCGTTGTGTCAAAGGCAGAGGCCATTAGTTATGAAAAATAACGATAATTTTGTATTACGTAATACTTGGTACTATGCTTTGCCTAGCGATCAGATCAAGCCAGGTATGATGATCAGCCGCATTTTCTTAGGAGAACCGGTACTGTTAGTTCGCAGCCAGGATGGTAAAGTGTCTGCTATGACAGACATTTGTCCCCATCGTGGTGTCCCCTTGAGTTGTGGAAGATTCAATGGGGAGGAAGTTGAATGCTGTTACCACGGTTGGCGCTTTAACTCCGGTGGGGGCTGTACTGCGATACCTTCTCTTGTGGAGGAACAGCAGATGGATTTGAGCCGCTTCGACGTAAAGTCTTATGCAATCCGAGAAGCCCAAGGGAATATCTGGATATATATAGCTGATCCCGATAACCCTCAACCTGCTTCTGAGATGGAAATTCCGGTAATTCCAGGGTTTGGCGATCGCTCTCACCAGTTCGTAAAAGTGGTAAAATTCCCTTGTTTTATAGATCACGCAGTGGTAGGTCTGATGGACCCTGCTCATTCACCTTATGTTCATCGCGCTTGGTGGTGGCGAAGTGAACAATTACACGAGGAAGTAAAGCAATTTGATGCTTCGCCTTACGGCTTCACAATGCGACGACACCGATTACCAGAGAATGGGGGTCGATTATACTGGCTGATTGGCGGTGGTATCCCGGAAACGGAGATTTCTTTTCGTTTACCTGGAGTCAGAATCGAAGAAACCACAATTGGCAACCATCGAGTCGTTAATTTGACGGCAGTTACACCAATTTCGGACACCGAAACTGAGGTAACTTTTGCTCTTTACTGGACACTTCCTTGGGTGGGATTTTTCAAGCCACTACTACATGTGCTGGCGCGGACTTTCATTGATCAAGACCGAACGGTTGTAGAAAAGCAGCAAATTGGTTTGAAATATAATCCTGTGCTACGGCTGATTAAAGACTCAGATATGCAGGCGCAGTGGTATTACCAGTTAAAGCGGGAGTATGCTAAGTCTGTCGCTGAAGGACGAGAATTTGTGAATCCTGTCAAGGGTCAAATACTCCGGTGGCGTGCTTAAATTAGTCCAAAGTAAATTCTGCAAATTCTCTTTGCCCAAATAGCATATTTCGGTCTACGGCGGACAAGATTTTATTATTGGCGCGTTGGCTATTCAAACAGCGACCAACTAACTGTGCCACATCTGCACGATTTATGCTACCAATAATGTGCGGATCTTCAGTTAAAACACCATTACCCGTTGCTGATTCTGACTTGAGTCCACCAGGACGGATGATTGTATAGGTGAGTCCACTGGCAATTAAGTGTTGTTCAGCTTTGTCTTTCTCAGCTAAAACTTTTCCCAGTACTGCTAAAACTTGGGGTGACGCAGCAACAACACTATTGCCAGCACCAATGGATGATACAAGAATAAACTTTTGCACTCCAGCTTTAACTGCTGCATCAATCAGATTTCTATTACCAGGGTAATCCGGTCTTTCTACATCTGATGGTAAACCGCCAATTGTACTGATAACGGTGTGAATAGGTTCATCTGTAAGCATTGCGCGTTCTACATCGCTAACATTCAAGGCATCCCCCAAAACTACCTCAATACCGATTGTTTCTAGTTCACTAGCGGTTGCTTCTGTTCTCAGGAGTGCTTTTACCTTTAGCTGTTGCGCTGTCAGATATTGGGCAATTTCTCGACCAACGCCGCGACTTGCTCCAGCCAGAAAAATATAAGATGCACTTGTCATAATAAATTTAACTATTTACGCTCAAAGGATTTTATCAGAGGATTGTCACGAAAAACATCACATGAGCGCCTAAGACACCCCTATATGACATGGTGCGTTAGGCTAAAGCCGTAACACACCCTACTTAAAATTTACTTAGTACAGCTTTGCGTAAAATCGTAGCGTTTTTAATGCAAGGGGACGCATTGGCATTGTTAGACGATGCGTTGGCATTGTTAGGCGATGCGTTGGCATTGTTAGGCGATGCGTTGGCATTGTTAGGTGATGCGTTGGCATTGCAGGGTATTGCCAAATTTAATTCGCTACAAATTAATGAAATGCTGTACTTAGCCCAATTGTAGGAAGTATTCTAATCACCAATTGTGCCAATCTAACAAATAACTTTTCTTTGGATAAACTTATGGCTAAAAAATCTCAAGCCAATCTAGAACAATACCAAGATGTCAGATTATCTGCCACCACAAGAATTTGGGTAGTTACAGTAGCTATTCTCGGAGTTTGCATCCCACTGTCAGCCGTTACTAGAAGCGGTGCTATTCTTCCTTTAGTTGCAATTGGTGGCGCAGCTGTTGGTACAGTTGCTGTTTGGCGTTCTGATGAGCAAAAATCAAAAACTAACTATTTGCAACAGCAGCAAATAGAACTGCTAGAGCAGAGATTAGCGAATTTAGAAACAATTGTGAGCAGTGATGACTTAAACTTGCAAATGAAAATTAAACAGATCGAAGCAAGAGATACTTTTAGCGACTCCTCTGATTCAGTGCAAAATGTGTGCAAATCAACAAAAAAGCTATAAATAACTCAAAACAAGAAAATTTAGAAGTTTTTGTCCATACAGAGAATGGTAAGGTTGTCACATTTGAACCTTATCTTTTGGT encodes the following:
- a CDS encoding SDR family oxidoreductase; this encodes MTSASYIFLAGASRGVGREIAQYLTAQQLKVKALLRTEATASELETIGIEVVLGDALNVSDVERAMLTDEPIHTVISTIGGLPSDVERPDYPGNRNLIDAAVKAGVQKFILVSSIGAGNSVVAASPQVLAVLGKVLAEKDKAEQHLIASGLTYTIIRPGGLKSESATGNGVLTEDPHIIGSINRADVAQLVGRCLNSQRANNKILSAVDRNMLFGQREFAEFTLD
- a CDS encoding secondary thiamine-phosphate synthase enzyme YjbQ — encoded protein: MSIINKLIEIETEPKINIYNITPQIQNFITSTSIKNGQVLVFSQHTTTALSINENEVRLLEDIKVFLQKLAPESDSYLHNDLHLRDVPEDEPINAHSHLMAMMLTTSEIIPIVDGKLALGTWQSVLFFELDGPRQRTVFVQISGE
- a CDS encoding aromatic ring-hydroxylating oxygenase subunit alpha, with translation MKNNDNFVLRNTWYYALPSDQIKPGMMISRIFLGEPVLLVRSQDGKVSAMTDICPHRGVPLSCGRFNGEEVECCYHGWRFNSGGGCTAIPSLVEEQQMDLSRFDVKSYAIREAQGNIWIYIADPDNPQPASEMEIPVIPGFGDRSHQFVKVVKFPCFIDHAVVGLMDPAHSPYVHRAWWWRSEQLHEEVKQFDASPYGFTMRRHRLPENGGRLYWLIGGGIPETEISFRLPGVRIEETTIGNHRVVNLTAVTPISDTETEVTFALYWTLPWVGFFKPLLHVLARTFIDQDRTVVEKQQIGLKYNPVLRLIKDSDMQAQWYYQLKREYAKSVAEGREFVNPVKGQILRWRA
- a CDS encoding pyridoxal phosphate-dependent aminotransferase, whose translation is MESLTSRMQAVQSPIIPVVGELIKNSPGTISLGQGVVSYNPPDEAREFLSRFLAEPANNLYKSVEGIPALLTALAAKLQTFNGIESNEENRIVVTAGSNMGFMNAILAITNPGDEIILNTPYYFNHEMAIAMAGCRAVLVATDENYQLRPDAIAQAITPKTQAVVTISPNNPTGVVYSEAALRQVNQICATRSIYHISDEAYEYFTYNGIKHISPGAFDNSSKYTISLYSLSKAYGFASWRIGYMVIPKHLLVAVKKVQDTILICPPVISQYAALGALQAKEEYLKSNIGAIAQVRQLVLDSLNRLQGLCSIIPADGAFYFFLKVHTQMDAFELVKRLIQEHKVAVIPGTTFGMDHGCYLRVAYGALQKETAKEGIERLVQGLETIVRN